The Bacillota bacterium genome includes a region encoding these proteins:
- a CDS encoding chromate transporter, with protein sequence MNLLDFLFTFLKIGLFSFGGGYAVIPLIAAEVVQHHHWLTPSQFADLLALSQLTPGPLMVNAATFIGYRVAGVPGAVLGTLGVILPAFLLMLAITHYHQVFRDCALVRRLLRGLYPVVVALLAGAAFFFAQSTPFSWKVPLIAALACGVLATRRLDPFWVLVGAAFLGWLL encoded by the coding sequence TTGAACCTCCTTGATTTCCTCTTCACTTTTTTAAAAATCGGTCTTTTCAGCTTCGGAGGGGGGTATGCCGTTATTCCCCTGATCGCTGCCGAGGTCGTCCAGCACCACCACTGGCTGACGCCTTCCCAGTTCGCCGACCTCCTTGCCCTCTCCCAGCTTACCCCGGGCCCGCTGATGGTCAATGCTGCAACCTTTATCGGCTACCGGGTCGCGGGAGTACCCGGGGCGGTCCTGGGAACCCTCGGCGTGATCCTTCCCGCCTTTTTGCTCATGCTTGCCATCACCCACTACCACCAGGTCTTTCGGGATTGCGCTCTCGTCCGCCGTTTGCTTCGGGGCCTTTACCCGGTCGTTGTCGCCCTCCTTGCCGGTGCTGCCTTCTTTTTTGCCCAAAGCACCCCTTTCTCCTGGAAGGTACCGTTAATCGCCGCCCTGGCCTGCGGAGTCCTGGCAACGCGGCGTCTTGACCCCTTTTGGGTTCTGGTCGGGGCGGCCTTTTTGGGCTGGCTCTTGTAG
- a CDS encoding chromate transporter translates to MPEKICRAVRPWLELFWTFFRIGAFTLGGGYAMIPLIYHEVVESRRWLDRETFFAGAMLAQGVPGANAVNTAVFVGYRRAGLAGAGVAALACILPSFLIILGLGLLIFRIARHPAVAGIFLGLRAGILGVLLYFLGSWSRPLFRDFKAFALFALALFALLVLKWHPIAVITGGALLGLLLAGEDRDEEREEPS, encoded by the coding sequence TTGCCTGAGAAGATTTGCAGGGCGGTGCGCCCCTGGCTTGAGCTTTTCTGGACCTTCTTCCGGATCGGCGCCTTCACTTTAGGCGGGGGGTATGCCATGATTCCTTTGATTTATCACGAGGTGGTGGAGAGCCGGCGCTGGCTTGACCGGGAAACCTTTTTTGCCGGGGCCATGCTTGCCCAGGGGGTGCCCGGGGCGAATGCGGTAAACACCGCCGTTTTTGTCGGGTACCGGCGGGCGGGCCTGGCGGGAGCCGGCGTTGCGGCGCTGGCCTGCATCCTCCCCTCGTTTTTGATTATCCTGGGGCTCGGGCTGCTCATCTTCCGGATCGCGCGCCACCCCGCGGTTGCCGGCATTTTTCTGGGCCTCCGGGCGGGGATCCTGGGCGTTCTTCTCTATTTTTTGGGAAGCTGGAGCCGCCCCTTGTTTCGCGATTTTAAAGCTTTTGCCCTCTTCGCCCTGGCTCTTTTTGCCCTGCTGGTGTTGAAATGGCACCCTATTGCGGTGATTACCGGGGGCGCCCTGCTGGGCCTGCTGCTTGCCGGGGAAGATCGAGATGAAGAAAGGGAGGAGCCATCTTGA
- a CDS encoding peptidoglycan DD-metalloendopeptidase family protein: MRQLYLELEYGFKGWLARQADLILPHLMELGEAARAWGEECWHWMKGDLKERTARACLFLQDLRTGKRRVEIPAFAKTPRFYAAVLAGFLLLGGNFYLLQNRLVYAVSYQGKEIGYVASRRAGEELKAQVERELERRLGQDVFLPVSLAYEACFLPRTRLTSQGELLKAYRELPWLLRGVEIVINGEPVLVVQSGEAADRVLARVKERYRKELAGERIEKIEFRESVSLRSRLVPAQEVAPLQEAVALLQQGRVQARRYRVKEGDSLWSIARAHSLLVEDLFRANPELTSDRLDIGQELKLAASEPLLNVMITSTAVKKETIPYEVQVELDSRLWRGQTRIHQAGAEGEAEVTYRLVRQNGAVISREVAARRVLKEPVARVVVQGTRRMVATARMRVSRGSGSGTLGWPVGGSITSGYGYRGREFHGGIDIAADYGAPVAAAAGGQVVFAGWDGGYGRTVVIDHGNGLATRYAHLSRVDVSSGEAVGRGEAIGAVGATGRASGPHLHFEVLVNGARVNPYHYLR; encoded by the coding sequence TTGCGCCAACTTTACCTGGAACTGGAGTATGGATTTAAGGGTTGGCTTGCCCGGCAGGCAGACCTGATCTTGCCGCACCTGATGGAGTTAGGGGAAGCGGCCCGGGCCTGGGGGGAGGAGTGCTGGCACTGGATGAAGGGGGATCTCAAAGAGAGAACCGCCCGGGCTTGCCTTTTCCTGCAGGATCTCCGCACCGGGAAGCGGCGGGTAGAGATTCCGGCTTTTGCGAAAACTCCCCGTTTCTACGCGGCCGTTTTGGCCGGTTTTTTGTTGCTCGGGGGAAATTTTTACCTCCTCCAGAACCGCCTCGTTTACGCCGTGTCCTATCAGGGAAAAGAAATCGGGTATGTTGCCTCCCGGCGTGCAGGGGAGGAATTGAAGGCCCAGGTTGAGAGGGAACTGGAAAGGCGCCTCGGCCAGGACGTCTTCCTTCCGGTTTCCCTGGCCTACGAAGCCTGTTTTTTGCCCCGCACAAGGCTGACTTCTCAAGGTGAACTCCTGAAAGCCTATCGGGAGCTCCCCTGGCTGCTCCGGGGCGTCGAAATCGTGATCAACGGGGAGCCTGTCCTGGTGGTCCAGAGCGGAGAAGCGGCAGATCGGGTGCTGGCCAGGGTAAAGGAGAGGTACCGGAAGGAGCTTGCCGGGGAAAGGATCGAAAAGATCGAATTCCGGGAAAGCGTGAGCCTCCGCTCCCGCCTGGTGCCGGCGCAAGAGGTTGCACCGCTCCAGGAGGCCGTCGCGCTCCTGCAGCAGGGGAGAGTTCAGGCAAGGCGGTACCGCGTTAAAGAGGGGGATTCTCTCTGGAGCATCGCCCGGGCGCACAGCCTCCTGGTGGAGGACCTTTTCAGGGCAAACCCGGAGTTGACTTCAGACCGCCTGGACATCGGCCAGGAATTGAAACTGGCGGCGAGCGAGCCGCTCCTCAACGTGATGATTACCAGCACCGCCGTGAAAAAGGAGACCATACCTTACGAAGTTCAGGTGGAGCTTGATTCCCGCCTCTGGCGCGGCCAGACCCGGATCCATCAGGCCGGCGCGGAAGGAGAGGCGGAGGTGACCTATCGCCTTGTACGCCAGAACGGGGCCGTCATCTCCCGGGAAGTTGCCGCGCGCCGTGTTTTGAAGGAACCCGTTGCCAGGGTTGTGGTGCAGGGAACGCGGCGCATGGTGGCAACGGCCAGGATGCGGGTTTCGCGGGGTTCCGGGAGCGGGACTCTGGGCTGGCCTGTGGGAGGAAGCATCACCTCGGGGTACGGTTACCGGGGGAGAGAGTTTCACGGGGGGATCGACATCGCTGCGGACTACGGAGCCCCGGTGGCGGCGGCAGCCGGGGGCCAGGTTGTGTTCGCAGGCTGGGACGGAGGCTACGGGCGCACTGTTGTCATCGACCACGGAAACGGGCTGGCCACCCGGTATGCCCACCTCTCCCGGGTTGATGTAAGCAGCGGCGAGGCGGTCGGCCGGGGCGAGGCAATCGGGGCTGTAGGCGCAACGGGGCGGGCCTCGGGCCCCCACCTCCACTTTGAGGTGCTGGTGAATGGAGCAAGGGTAAATCCCTATCATTATTTAAGGTAA